One genomic region from Macellibacteroides fermentans encodes:
- a CDS encoding RagB/SusD family nutrient uptake outer membrane protein, whose amino-acid sequence MKKYIFILLATVLAWTSCNDDFLEKYPVESLTEATAFSTYGNFKTYAWSLYGVFNNANILRKVGSYGLDGYYVGDIYSGYLTRKGTSSYNPYAFQTVTDASSGNGWDFSYVRSVNLMLDNVDKSAMSASEKEHWRSVGYFFRSFYYAELIARFGDVPWINKVVSDSDTDLIYGPRTPRKEVADSLLANLQYAETHIKTAGDGPNTINIHCVRALISRFCLFEGTWRKYHELGDYEKYLAECARASEALMLNFPTVHKDWGEVFTSPDLSSVSGIILYKEYMTDVLTAWHSHYERTSSHTVEMPQSTVDLYLCKDGKPISTSGLYSGDKTPYATFRNRDHRLLETVVPPYKLSANSTTTAWDYPADPAYREYLDIMGVTKVIANPGEAGKHKVMPLMNWSGSIVLSFPNLTTKSSQQFLSCRGGYYVYKNYTTWDLNYNNGQTNTADKPLFKIEEVLLNYAEAKYELGAFDQTIADKTINKLRPRAKIANMIVSEINEMFDPQRDPSVNPVLWEIRRERIIELMGEGFGFYDIRRWKKAPWFVNKQQYGMWASKAEVGSGKLVNLNTKMADATLTEGYIYLFNDPVIDGKGWLDKYYLYMIPTNNIELNPQLKQNPGW is encoded by the coding sequence ATGAAAAAATATATATTCATATTATTAGCTACAGTGCTTGCATGGACATCATGTAATGATGATTTTCTGGAAAAATATCCTGTAGAATCCTTAACAGAAGCAACAGCGTTCAGTACTTATGGTAATTTCAAGACCTATGCCTGGTCACTATATGGTGTATTCAACAATGCAAACATATTGAGGAAAGTTGGAAGTTACGGATTGGATGGTTATTATGTGGGTGATATCTATTCAGGCTATCTAACCAGAAAAGGGACTAGTTCATATAATCCATACGCATTTCAAACTGTTACTGATGCTTCATCTGGTAACGGATGGGATTTTTCCTATGTCCGTTCTGTTAATCTGATGTTGGACAACGTAGATAAATCGGCAATGAGTGCCTCAGAAAAAGAACATTGGAGATCCGTAGGATATTTTTTTCGTTCATTTTATTATGCTGAACTGATTGCTCGTTTTGGAGATGTACCCTGGATTAACAAAGTGGTGTCTGACTCAGATACTGATTTAATTTACGGGCCTCGGACTCCAAGGAAAGAGGTGGCCGACAGTTTATTAGCCAACCTTCAATATGCAGAAACTCATATCAAAACAGCCGGAGACGGACCAAACACCATCAACATCCATTGTGTAAGGGCGTTGATTTCAAGATTTTGCCTATTTGAAGGAACTTGGAGAAAATATCATGAATTAGGTGATTACGAAAAATATCTTGCCGAATGCGCTAGGGCATCTGAAGCCTTAATGCTAAATTTCCCTACTGTACACAAAGACTGGGGAGAAGTATTTACGAGTCCAGACCTAAGTTCTGTCTCCGGTATAATTTTATATAAAGAATATATGACTGACGTGCTAACCGCATGGCACAGTCATTATGAACGGACCTCCTCACATACTGTGGAAATGCCGCAAAGTACTGTTGACCTTTATTTATGCAAGGATGGTAAACCTATTTCAACCAGTGGGCTTTATTCCGGAGATAAAACACCCTATGCAACATTCCGCAACAGGGACCATAGATTACTTGAAACAGTTGTTCCTCCGTATAAATTGTCGGCCAACAGCACAACGACTGCATGGGATTATCCGGCAGACCCAGCATACAGAGAATATCTGGATATTATGGGTGTTACAAAGGTAATTGCCAATCCCGGAGAAGCTGGGAAACACAAAGTAATGCCATTGATGAACTGGTCAGGATCCATTGTTCTTTCATTTCCGAACCTTACAACAAAATCGAGTCAGCAGTTCCTGTCATGCCGTGGAGGATACTACGTTTATAAAAATTATACTACGTGGGATTTAAATTACAACAATGGACAAACCAATACAGCCGACAAGCCTTTGTTTAAGATTGAGGAAGTATTGCTTAACTATGCGGAAGCAAAATATGAATTGGGCGCATTCGACCAAACAATTGCAGACAAGACAATCAACAAACTTCGTCCGAGGGCCAAGATAGCCAATATGATTGTTTCTGAAATCAATGAAATGTTCGATCCTCAGAGAGATCCATCAGTAAATCCGGTTTTGTGGGAAATAAGACGCGAAAGAATTATCGAGCTTATGGGTGAAGGATTTGGATTTTATGATATTCGCCGTTGGAAAAAAGCTCCTTGGTTTGTAAATAAACAACAATACGGTATGTGGGCATCCAAAGCAGAGGTTGGATCGGGTAAGTTAGTGAATCTGAACACAAAAATGGCAGATGCCACCCTCACTGAAGGATATATTTATTTGTTCAACGATCCGGTCATTGATGGCAAAGGATGGTTGGATAAATATTATTTGTATATGATACCAACAAATAATATTGAGCTAAATCCTCAATTGAAACAAAATCCAGGTTGGTAA
- a CDS encoding TonB-dependent receptor yields the protein MRTLFTLLIICLFVPFLVAENANGQALKENNITYNIKNASIVNVFNQLSKITGYYFFYNEEVIEGVKGISINVKNTEIGTILNELSRQTNLSFKIIDNTISVSKKGNATTSLVVTQQNGSITGVVKDKNGEPIIGVNILVEGTSLGTITDLDGKFELKNVPSGAVLKVSYIGYLAQLIELKGQNSFNIVLLEDSKTLDEVVVVGFGVQKKENLTGAVSQIKMDEVLGERPVINVMNALQGTMPGLVISGASSPGQTKNYNIRGTTSLNGGEPLVLIDNVPGNIDMINPEDIESVSVLKDAASSAIYGARAAFGVILVTTKKGKKEQRFQLNYNNNFGFQSSINRPEQASALDFLHAYKDAEFLSGNYFAGQNIDKWINYLTEYRKDPSKFETTGDGVYIPTDNNSAKIRYYLNEKDLYDNMLEDYGFLQSHNVSASGGTENLSYRLSLGYNNERGILITDKDSYKRISASSYISADITDWLTQAVDIRYAKSTKSMPNEVSGSLYGMRLCSLTPEGDLTLDDGTTLPMNTPKNMLLYSAPSITLNENPRILSRTTIKPFKGLEAVVEYTFDKKIYDLKAYNSPYDFTSIQLGKSASASTSKYENTKSSTDYNALNAYATYSLDLNEDNHFKFMAGYNQESSMFEQLYVTRLDMINQEMPSFSSATGETTATDTYNEYTVRGGFYRFNYDYKGKYLFETNGRYDGSSKFPKNDRFGFFPSFSLGWNVAREDFMAWSSSWMNEFKLRGSWGQIGNQAINPYAYMPIMDAGKASWIVNGELPTTLATPGLVSSNFTWETVETLDFGVDVNMLNSRLLLTYDWYQRDTKDMLAAGMELPSVVGAPAPLQNVADLRTKGWELAISWRDKIGAWGYNVGLNLYDSRTHVTKYDNAAGLLSNYYEGYEVGEIWGYVTDGFYSMDDFVDSNTWKLKEGVTSIKSYNVRPGDVKFKNLRDDEGSVNQIDPGTSTLENPGDRKIIGNTQSRYQYGITAGVNWKGFDLSILLQGTGKRDYWVSDDRRWGFNSNEFGTIFADQLDYWKPVDAANGNYNAINPNAKYFRIYDQRDNAGSNTRTQTKYLLDASYLRIKNISLSYNVPQRTVNKIGISGLKVFSSVENLHTWTSLPNGYDPERLSWGYPFYRTVSFGLNITL from the coding sequence ATGCGAACACTATTCACTTTGTTAATTATCTGTCTGTTTGTACCGTTTCTTGTAGCAGAAAATGCAAACGGGCAAGCATTAAAAGAAAATAACATAACGTACAATATTAAAAACGCATCAATTGTAAATGTATTCAATCAACTTAGTAAAATAACCGGATATTATTTTTTCTACAATGAAGAGGTTATAGAAGGAGTAAAAGGTATTTCAATAAATGTTAAAAACACCGAAATAGGTACAATATTGAATGAATTGTCGCGTCAGACCAACTTGTCTTTTAAAATAATTGATAATACTATATCAGTCAGTAAAAAGGGTAACGCAACCACTTCACTCGTAGTTACACAACAGAATGGCAGTATTACAGGTGTCGTTAAAGACAAAAACGGAGAACCAATTATTGGGGTTAACATCCTTGTTGAAGGAACAAGTTTGGGAACAATTACAGACCTGGATGGAAAATTTGAGCTAAAAAACGTACCTTCCGGAGCTGTTTTAAAGGTATCATATATTGGATATTTAGCCCAACTTATCGAGCTAAAAGGTCAGAACTCATTCAATATAGTTCTTTTGGAAGATTCAAAAACATTGGATGAAGTTGTGGTAGTGGGTTTTGGCGTTCAGAAAAAAGAAAACCTAACCGGAGCTGTTTCTCAAATCAAGATGGACGAGGTATTAGGTGAAAGACCTGTTATAAATGTCATGAATGCACTTCAGGGCACCATGCCGGGTCTGGTTATATCCGGGGCATCAAGTCCGGGGCAGACTAAAAACTATAATATCCGTGGTACCACCTCATTAAATGGAGGAGAACCATTGGTATTGATAGACAATGTTCCCGGTAATATTGATATGATAAATCCTGAAGATATTGAATCTGTTTCTGTACTGAAAGATGCGGCATCTTCTGCCATATATGGTGCTCGTGCAGCATTCGGCGTAATATTGGTTACAACGAAAAAAGGTAAAAAAGAGCAACGATTTCAGCTAAATTACAATAATAACTTTGGGTTTCAGTCGTCTATAAACAGACCGGAACAGGCTTCGGCTCTAGATTTCCTTCATGCATATAAAGATGCAGAATTTCTTTCCGGAAACTATTTTGCAGGCCAGAATATTGATAAATGGATAAACTATCTTACGGAGTATAGAAAGGATCCGAGTAAATTTGAAACAACAGGCGACGGGGTATACATACCTACAGATAATAATTCAGCAAAAATACGCTACTATCTGAACGAAAAAGATCTGTATGACAACATGTTGGAAGACTATGGATTTCTTCAATCACACAATGTTTCAGCATCAGGAGGAACCGAGAATCTTTCATACAGGCTATCATTGGGATACAATAACGAGCGAGGAATACTTATCACAGACAAAGATAGTTACAAACGTATTTCAGCCAGTTCATATATCTCTGCAGATATTACTGACTGGCTTACTCAAGCTGTTGATATCCGTTATGCAAAAAGCACAAAATCAATGCCAAACGAAGTAAGTGGATCACTTTACGGAATGAGACTTTGCAGTCTTACTCCCGAAGGAGACCTTACCCTGGACGATGGAACCACCCTCCCTATGAATACGCCAAAAAACATGCTTTTATATTCAGCTCCCAGTATTACTTTAAATGAAAATCCCCGTATTCTCTCCAGAACAACCATTAAACCGTTCAAAGGATTGGAAGCTGTTGTAGAGTATACATTTGATAAAAAAATCTATGATCTGAAAGCCTACAATTCGCCTTATGATTTCACATCTATTCAGTTAGGCAAGTCAGCTTCGGCTTCTACATCCAAATATGAAAACACAAAAAGCTCGACCGATTATAATGCGCTGAATGCCTATGCAACTTATAGTCTTGATCTGAATGAAGATAACCATTTCAAATTTATGGCAGGCTATAATCAGGAATCAAGTATGTTCGAACAGCTATATGTTACAAGATTGGATATGATAAATCAGGAGATGCCTTCATTCAGTAGTGCAACCGGAGAAACTACTGCAACAGATACCTACAATGAGTACACGGTACGTGGGGGGTTCTATCGCTTCAACTACGATTATAAAGGCAAATATTTGTTTGAAACGAACGGCAGATATGATGGTTCTTCCAAATTTCCAAAAAATGACCGCTTTGGCTTCTTTCCATCATTTTCATTGGGTTGGAATGTAGCCCGTGAAGATTTTATGGCATGGTCTTCCAGTTGGATGAATGAATTTAAGTTAAGAGGATCATGGGGACAAATTGGGAACCAGGCTATTAATCCGTATGCTTATATGCCCATTATGGATGCAGGAAAAGCTTCCTGGATAGTGAATGGAGAGTTACCTACAACATTAGCAACTCCAGGCTTGGTAAGTAGTAATTTTACATGGGAAACTGTAGAAACACTTGACTTTGGTGTTGATGTAAACATGTTAAATAGTCGTCTATTACTTACATACGATTGGTATCAACGAGATACAAAGGATATGCTTGCAGCCGGAATGGAACTACCTAGCGTGGTTGGAGCCCCTGCTCCATTGCAAAATGTAGCAGATTTGCGCACAAAGGGGTGGGAACTTGCTATCTCGTGGAGAGATAAAATTGGTGCATGGGGCTATAATGTAGGACTAAACCTATACGATTCTAGAACCCACGTAACCAAATATGATAACGCGGCCGGATTGCTAAGTAATTATTATGAAGGATACGAAGTTGGCGAGATTTGGGGATATGTAACGGATGGTTTTTACAGCATGGATGATTTTGTAGATTCAAACACATGGAAACTTAAAGAAGGAGTAACCTCCATTAAAAGTTATAACGTAAGACCTGGTGATGTTAAATTTAAAAATCTAAGAGATGACGAAGGTAGTGTGAATCAAATTGATCCAGGCACAAGTACTCTTGAAAATCCTGGCGATAGAAAGATTATTGGAAACACACAATCTCGCTATCAATACGGTATCACTGCAGGTGTAAATTGGAAAGGATTCGACCTGAGTATTCTTTTGCAAGGCACAGGAAAGCGAGATTACTGGGTTAGCGATGACCGAAGATGGGGATTCAACTCTAATGAGTTTGGAACAATATTTGCCGATCAGCTTGATTATTGGAAACCAGTTGATGCTGCGAATGGTAACTATAATGCTATTAATCCAAACGCAAAATATTTCCGTATTTACGATCAAAGAGACAATGCAGGCTCTAATACACGTACACAAACAAAGTATCTTTTAGATGCCTCGTATCTACGCATTAAGAACATATCTTTAAGTTATAACGTTCCCCAAAGAACAGTTAATAAAATAGGGATTAGCGGATTAAAAGTTTTTTCCAGTGTGGAAAATCTGCATACATGGACTTCATTACCCAATGGATATGATCCGGAACGCTTAAGCTGGGGGTATCCATTCTATCGTACAGTTTCATTTGGTCTTAATATTACATTATAA
- a CDS encoding FecR family protein, translated as MKNTQSEDSKIIRLMQLYIENRCSDKERDELLSWLKQTDCYDPIDSILNTHWERIMNEVRTPDQLREKELQNEFELIRQKIRGIKKLKKHKPSGLNWLLKVAAVILLLLGIGTSIYKLKDPAVTSITYTEFKSAHGKIKKIKLTDGTLVTLNSGSSLKLPNNFNNKSRFVQMEGEAFFDVAKNAEKPFIIESGDATVKVLGTSFNVKAYKEDKLMAVTVATGKVMVNIDAMDLQLKLLPNEHLSVDKNTSEFSKTTIEENNYSKWISGILYFDKEPLDDVIKELNRKYDKKVILSCKSCNQQISGSHDNKSLEAVIDAICFTTGLKYTQNRNTIIIHE; from the coding sequence ATGAAAAATACACAATCAGAAGATAGCAAAATTATTCGTCTGATGCAATTATACATCGAAAACAGATGCTCTGACAAGGAAAGGGACGAACTTCTAAGCTGGCTTAAGCAAACCGATTGTTATGATCCGATTGATTCTATATTGAATACTCATTGGGAGAGAATAATGAATGAAGTGCGTACACCTGATCAATTAAGAGAAAAAGAGTTGCAAAACGAATTTGAACTTATCAGACAAAAAATCAGAGGTATAAAAAAACTGAAGAAACATAAACCATCTGGTCTCAACTGGCTTTTAAAAGTGGCCGCAGTTATTCTTTTGCTGCTTGGCATTGGAACTTCTATTTACAAATTAAAAGATCCGGCTGTTACATCCATTACTTATACTGAATTTAAGTCCGCACACGGAAAAATAAAAAAAATCAAACTTACCGACGGAACCTTGGTTACACTTAATTCGGGCAGTAGTTTAAAATTACCAAACAATTTCAACAACAAGTCGAGATTTGTCCAGATGGAAGGTGAAGCATTTTTTGATGTTGCTAAAAATGCAGAAAAACCTTTTATCATTGAGAGTGGAGATGCTACAGTGAAAGTTTTAGGAACATCATTCAATGTTAAAGCATACAAAGAAGACAAACTGATGGCCGTAACCGTTGCTACAGGAAAAGTGATGGTAAATATAGATGCAATGGACTTACAGCTAAAATTGTTACCTAACGAACACCTATCCGTAGACAAAAATACTTCCGAATTTTCAAAGACTACTATTGAAGAGAATAATTATAGCAAATGGATATCGGGGATTCTTTATTTTGACAAAGAACCTTTGGATGATGTAATTAAAGAATTAAACAGAAAATACGATAAAAAAGTGATTCTTAGTTGCAAATCCTGTAATCAGCAAATTTCAGGATCGCATGATAATAAAAGCCTAGAAGCTGTAATTGATGCCATATGTTTTACAACCGGATTAAAATATACTCAAAATAGAAATACAATTATAATACACGAATAA
- a CDS encoding glycoside hydrolase family 35 protein, whose product MKKFLGPLMLLFLLIAALPAFGQKKHTFEIKGGNFVYDGKAVQIHSGEMHYARIPHQYWRHRFQMIKAMGLNTVATYVFWNLHETEPGKWDFTGDKNLAEYIKTAGEEGLMVILRPGPYACAEWEFGGYPWWLQNVPGMEVRRDNEAFLKHTEQYINRLAKEVAHLQITNGGPIIMVQAENEFGSYVSQRKDIPLEEHRAYNAKIKKQLEAAGFNVPLFTSDGSWLFEGGATPGALPTANGESNIENLKKVVNQYNNGQGPYMVAEFYPGWLAHWAEPHPKVDASGIARQTEKYITNDVSFNFYMVHGGTNFGFTSGANYDKNHDIQPDLTSYDYDAPISEAGWVTPKFDSIRNVIKKHVSYKVPEAPKQISLIEIPSIKLDKVANVFDIAATQKPVYSDKPLTFEQLNQGYGYVLYSRKFNQPISGTLSIEGLRDFAVIYVNGEKVGELNRYYKNYTMEIDIPFNSTLDILVENMGRINYGAEIVRNNKGIISPVKINDIEITGDWAMYKLPMSETPVLSDLKNVKVYDNTPANAAKLKGCPVVYQGTFNLTETGDTFIDMEQWGKGIIYINGINIGRYWKVGPQQTLYIPGVWLKKGSNQIVIFEQLNEEAKSDVKTVKVPVLTKLLSN is encoded by the coding sequence ATGAAGAAATTTCTCGGGCCCCTGATGCTCCTGTTCTTGCTTATTGCTGCTTTGCCGGCATTCGGACAAAAGAAGCACACATTTGAAATCAAAGGTGGAAACTTTGTGTATGATGGTAAGGCCGTTCAGATTCATTCGGGCGAAATGCATTATGCACGTATACCTCACCAATACTGGCGCCATCGTTTTCAGATGATCAAAGCGATGGGTTTAAACACAGTTGCCACTTATGTATTTTGGAATTTACATGAAACTGAGCCTGGTAAGTGGGATTTTACCGGGGATAAAAATCTGGCCGAATATATTAAAACTGCAGGAGAAGAGGGGTTGATGGTTATTCTTCGTCCTGGTCCTTATGCCTGTGCCGAATGGGAATTTGGTGGTTATCCATGGTGGTTGCAAAATGTTCCGGGTATGGAGGTGAGAAGAGATAATGAGGCTTTCTTAAAACACACAGAGCAATACATCAATCGTTTGGCTAAAGAAGTTGCTCACTTACAAATTACCAATGGCGGGCCTATCATTATGGTTCAGGCAGAAAACGAATTCGGATCTTACGTGTCTCAGCGTAAGGATATTCCTTTGGAAGAACACCGTGCTTATAATGCTAAAATCAAGAAACAGCTGGAAGCTGCCGGATTCAACGTACCGTTGTTTACTTCAGACGGTAGCTGGTTGTTTGAAGGTGGTGCTACTCCGGGGGCTTTACCTACAGCCAATGGCGAAAGTAATATAGAGAATCTTAAAAAAGTTGTGAATCAATATAACAACGGACAAGGGCCGTATATGGTAGCGGAGTTTTATCCGGGTTGGTTGGCACACTGGGCGGAACCTCATCCAAAGGTTGATGCTTCCGGAATTGCCCGTCAAACAGAGAAATACATCACTAACGATGTTTCATTTAATTTCTATATGGTGCATGGCGGAACGAACTTTGGCTTTACAAGTGGTGCTAACTATGATAAAAACCACGATATCCAGCCGGATCTTACCAGCTATGATTACGATGCGCCTATCTCTGAAGCAGGTTGGGTAACACCCAAATTCGATTCAATCCGCAATGTGATTAAAAAACATGTAAGCTATAAAGTCCCCGAAGCTCCAAAACAAATTTCGTTGATAGAGATTCCTTCTATTAAATTAGATAAGGTAGCCAACGTGTTTGATATCGCTGCTACGCAGAAACCGGTTTACAGTGATAAGCCGCTAACATTCGAACAATTGAATCAAGGATATGGGTACGTTCTGTATTCACGCAAATTCAATCAGCCGATCAGTGGAACATTATCAATTGAAGGCCTCCGCGACTTCGCTGTGATTTATGTTAACGGCGAGAAAGTAGGCGAGTTGAACAGATATTACAAGAATTACACTATGGAGATTGATATCCCATTTAACTCAACTTTGGATATTCTGGTTGAGAATATGGGCCGCATCAATTATGGTGCAGAAATTGTAAGAAACAACAAAGGCATAATCAGTCCGGTAAAAATTAATGATATTGAAATTACCGGCGATTGGGCTATGTATAAACTTCCGATGAGTGAAACTCCGGTACTTTCCGATCTTAAGAATGTAAAAGTGTATGACAATACTCCGGCTAATGCAGCGAAACTGAAAGGTTGCCCGGTTGTGTATCAGGGAACCTTCAACCTAACGGAAACAGGTGATACTTTTATTGACATGGAACAGTGGGGCAAGGGTATAATCTATATCAATGGAATTAACATTGGCCGTTATTGGAAAGTCGGTCCCCAGCAAACACTGTATATCCCCGGAGTTTGGCTTAAGAAAGGAAGCAATCAGATTGTAATTTTCGAACAGCTAAACGAGGAAGCTAAAAGTGATGTGAAGACTGTAAAGGTACCGGTATTAACAAAACTGCTTTCTAATTAA
- a CDS encoding cation:proton antiporter family protein, whose translation MKKVILFSLFLMFGLVASQTFPGLMGENYIYFKQISNILLFICLSFIMINVGREFEIEKTKWRSYSKDYLVAMATAAFPWIFVAIYFVFVLLPSQYWFDSEAWKENLLLSRFAAPTSAGILFTMLAAAGLKSTWVYKKVQVLAIFDDLDTILLMIPLQVMMVGLRWQLFVIVFIVSLLLIIGWKKLASYDMRQDWKAILFYAIVVFSITQSVYLGTKYLYGEEASIHIEVLLPAFILGMVMKHRHIDTPSEHRVTDLISYIFMFLVGLSMPAFFGVDFKEISEVVTITGSQPFMSWEVIAFHVIIVTILSNIGKLFPIFTYKERLLKERLAISIGMFTRGEVGAGIIFISIGYNLGGPALMISVLTLVLNLILTGFFVIWVRRLTKSAMEQNKLAGIED comes from the coding sequence ATGAAAAAAGTAATATTATTTTCACTGTTTTTAATGTTTGGTCTTGTCGCGTCTCAAACCTTCCCTGGTTTGATGGGTGAGAATTATATTTATTTCAAGCAAATTTCCAATATACTGCTTTTTATCTGTTTATCCTTCATTATGATAAATGTTGGCAGGGAGTTTGAAATAGAAAAAACGAAATGGAGGTCTTATTCTAAAGATTATTTGGTTGCAATGGCAACTGCAGCCTTCCCCTGGATATTTGTTGCTATTTACTTCGTTTTCGTTCTCCTTCCATCTCAATATTGGTTTGATTCGGAAGCATGGAAAGAAAATTTACTCCTAAGCCGGTTTGCGGCTCCTACCTCTGCAGGTATTTTATTTACAATGTTGGCTGCAGCAGGGTTAAAATCTACCTGGGTATATAAAAAAGTACAAGTATTGGCCATATTTGATGACCTGGATACTATTTTGTTAATGATTCCCCTCCAGGTTATGATGGTCGGTCTCAGGTGGCAATTATTTGTAATCGTATTTATCGTATCATTATTATTGATTATTGGTTGGAAAAAGCTTGCTTCGTACGATATGCGACAAGATTGGAAAGCCATTCTTTTTTATGCCATAGTTGTTTTCTCAATAACTCAATCTGTGTATTTAGGGACCAAATATCTTTATGGCGAAGAGGCTAGTATTCATATCGAAGTGTTGTTGCCAGCCTTTATTCTTGGTATGGTAATGAAGCATAGACATATTGATACACCATCAGAACATAGAGTTACAGATTTGATATCTTACATTTTTATGTTTCTGGTAGGATTGAGTATGCCTGCGTTTTTTGGCGTTGATTTTAAGGAGATATCAGAAGTCGTAACAATAACCGGATCTCAACCATTTATGTCGTGGGAAGTAATAGCTTTTCATGTTATAATTGTTACTATTTTGTCTAATATAGGAAAGCTGTTCCCAATATTCACTTACAAGGAAAGATTACTAAAAGAGCGATTAGCTATATCCATAGGAATGTTTACGAGGGGAGAAGTTGGAGCAGGAATCATATTTATATCTATTGGTTACAACCTGGGAGGACCAGCATTGATGATATCGGTACTTACCCTGGTCCTTAATCTTATTCTGACAGGCTTCTTCGTAATTTGGGTTCGAAGATTGACTAAAAGCGCTATGGAGCAAAACAAGTTAGCAGGTATCGAAGATTAA
- the nhaA gene encoding Na+/H+ antiporter NhaA codes for MENRIKIVAKPFKKLAVHKPSSSMLLFIATFVALFLANSPWSSFYDDFLVRPVVFQIGSFNFFSHHGASMSVLAFVNDALMALFFLLVGMEIKQEFLVGELSSFRKAMFPIVGAFGGMIVPVIVFILICSSQPEIRGAAIPMATDIAFALSVLALLGDRVSVSLKVFLTALAVVDDIGGIIIIALFYSSHVVILPLILSFVVLLIIYLGGKLRVNHNSFYYIGGFIVWLLFLESGIHPTISGVLVAFTIPARPIVNLEGFSENLAQYLRVLPLKQEEVTPKATVLSNTQIRILRKIEETSDKAISPLQNMSDSLHPYVYYFILPLFAFVNAGISFNSIEPSMLIGIPLGVFSGLFIGKALGIFSFAYLFLKSGMGIFPRGMNVKNLFALSLLGGIGFTVSLFIANLSYTGVPEVGANLLNQAKLGVFAGSLVSGLCGYFLLKKVLPPANAKE; via the coding sequence ATGGAAAATCGTATTAAGATTGTAGCGAAACCATTTAAGAAACTTGCAGTTCACAAACCAAGCTCGAGTATGTTGCTTTTTATTGCAACTTTTGTGGCTTTGTTTCTTGCTAATTCTCCTTGGTCTTCATTCTATGATGACTTTTTGGTAAGACCTGTTGTTTTTCAAATTGGAAGTTTCAATTTTTTCTCCCATCATGGAGCATCAATGAGTGTTCTGGCATTTGTAAATGATGCACTGATGGCTTTGTTCTTTCTTTTGGTTGGAATGGAGATCAAGCAGGAGTTTTTAGTAGGTGAATTGTCATCTTTCAGAAAAGCGATGTTCCCCATAGTGGGAGCGTTTGGGGGAATGATTGTTCCTGTTATTGTTTTTATTTTAATTTGCTCATCACAGCCCGAAATCAGAGGCGCTGCTATTCCAATGGCAACAGATATAGCTTTTGCTCTTTCTGTACTTGCTTTGCTTGGAGATCGGGTTTCGGTCAGTCTGAAAGTGTTTTTAACGGCATTGGCTGTTGTTGATGATATTGGTGGTATTATTATTATTGCACTGTTCTACAGTAGTCATGTAGTTATTCTACCCCTTATCCTTTCTTTTGTCGTTTTGTTGATTATTTATCTGGGAGGTAAACTTAGGGTAAACCATAATTCTTTTTACTATATCGGCGGCTTTATTGTATGGCTTTTGTTTTTGGAATCGGGTATCCATCCTACTATTTCAGGAGTACTTGTTGCCTTTACAATTCCAGCCCGGCCTATTGTAAATCTGGAAGGTTTTTCAGAAAATCTAGCACAGTATTTGCGCGTACTTCCTTTAAAACAGGAAGAGGTTACACCTAAAGCAACTGTTCTTTCCAATACGCAAATAAGAATTCTCCGCAAAATAGAGGAAACATCAGACAAAGCAATTAGTCCACTTCAAAACATGTCGGATTCTTTACACCCTTATGTTTATTATTTTATTCTGCCATTATTTGCCTTTGTAAATGCAGGTATCTCATTTAACAGCATTGAACCTTCCATGTTGATTGGAATTCCTTTGGGAGTTTTTTCAGGTTTATTCATAGGTAAAGCTCTGGGAATTTTTTCATTTGCTTACTTGTTTCTTAAATCTGGGATGGGAATATTCCCGCGTGGAATGAATGTGAAAAATCTTTTTGCTCTTTCTTTGTTGGGAGGTATCGGATTTACCGTATCGCTGTTTATTGCGAACCTATCCTATACCGGTGTGCCAGAAGTAGGAGCAAACCTTCTAAACCAGGCAAAACTTGGTGTATTTGCCGGTTCGTTGGTTTCCGGTTTATGCGGTTATTTTCTTTTAAAGAAAGTGTTGCCGCCGGCAAATGCTAAAGAATAA